In Deltaproteobacteria bacterium, one DNA window encodes the following:
- a CDS encoding ferritin-like domain-containing protein: MARHEPIPLPPQGALETVPESSDTVFNWDYEVGRDSLLNLYEKGKRLQWNASTDIDWSIDVDPERFPDFLPPEQVNALLNPPEKLEVKELVRVRTHQLGWMLSQFLHGEQGALLATAQIVNTVPWVEAKFYAASQVADEARHVEVYRRYLTEKLPFAFPVNPHLHTLLAQIIREPRWDMTYLGMQIMVEGLALAAFGLMNFMNPQEPLIQQITGYVIRDEARHVAFGVLSLEEVYRQMTAAELREREEFVIEAAHLMRDRLLMEEVWERLGYDVDVWVKWSLETPFMQAFRQLLFAKIVPNLKRLGLLTPRVREAFAKIGVLQFEDMPDSTQDERVTVPPALAALFPELAATAPAL; this comes from the coding sequence ATGGCCCGTCACGAGCCGATTCCGCTGCCTCCGCAGGGCGCCCTCGAGACCGTCCCCGAGTCCTCGGACACGGTCTTCAACTGGGACTACGAGGTCGGCCGCGACTCGCTCCTGAACCTCTACGAGAAGGGCAAGCGGCTGCAGTGGAACGCGTCGACCGACATCGACTGGTCGATCGACGTCGACCCCGAGCGGTTCCCCGATTTCCTGCCGCCCGAGCAGGTGAACGCGCTGCTCAATCCGCCGGAGAAGCTCGAGGTGAAGGAGCTGGTCCGGGTGCGCACCCACCAGCTCGGCTGGATGCTCTCCCAGTTCCTGCACGGGGAGCAGGGGGCGCTGCTGGCGACCGCGCAGATCGTCAACACGGTGCCCTGGGTCGAGGCCAAGTTCTACGCCGCCAGCCAGGTGGCCGACGAGGCCCGCCATGTGGAGGTCTACCGCCGCTACCTGACCGAGAAGCTGCCGTTCGCCTTCCCGGTCAACCCCCATCTCCACACGCTGCTCGCCCAGATCATCCGCGAGCCGCGCTGGGACATGACCTACCTCGGCATGCAGATCATGGTCGAGGGCCTGGCGCTCGCCGCCTTCGGACTCATGAACTTCATGAACCCGCAGGAGCCGCTGATCCAGCAGATCACCGGCTACGTCATCCGCGACGAGGCGCGGCACGTCGCCTTCGGCGTCCTCTCGCTCGAGGAGGTGTACCGCCAGATGACGGCCGCCGAGCTCCGCGAGCGCGAGGAGTTCGTGATCGAGGCCGCGCACCTGATGCGCGACCGCCTGCTGATGGAGGAGGTGTGGGAACGGCTCGGCTACGACGTCGACGTGTGGGTCAAGTGGTCGCTCGAGACGCCCTTCATGCAGGCGTTCCGCCAGCTCCTCTTCGCCAAGATCGTGCCCAACCTGAAACGCCTCGGGCTGCTCACGCCGCGGGTGCGCGAGGCGTTCGCCAAGATCGGCGTGCTGCAGTTCGAGGACATGCCGGACTCGACGCAGGACGAGCGGGTGACGGTACCCCCGGCGCTGGCCGCGCTCTTCCCCGAGCTGGCGGCGACGGCGCCCGCGCTCTGA
- a CDS encoding carbon-nitrogen hydrolase family protein, translated as MERFVAAAVQMASGPDREANVTRASALVREAAARGAQLVVLPEVFAWRGPRTGEAAHTEPVPGPTSEVMAAVARECRVHLCAGSFLEAVPGEPRAYNTSCLFDPAGRLLARYRKLHLFDVDLPGRVSVRESDTRAPGGDLVTVATALGTLGLSICYDLRFPELYRQLAARGAEILLVPSAFTFFTGALHWEVLCRARAIENQCYVIAPDQAGASPHGFADHGDSLIVDPWGRVLARAGEGEAVVTAEVDRTYLARVRRELPSLAHRRLPV; from the coding sequence ATGGAGCGCTTCGTCGCGGCCGCCGTGCAGATGGCGTCCGGACCCGACCGCGAAGCGAACGTGACGCGGGCGTCGGCACTCGTTCGCGAGGCCGCGGCGCGCGGCGCGCAGCTGGTCGTGCTGCCCGAGGTCTTCGCCTGGCGCGGCCCGCGGACCGGCGAGGCGGCGCACACGGAGCCCGTGCCCGGGCCAACCAGCGAGGTGATGGCCGCGGTCGCGCGCGAGTGCCGCGTCCACCTCTGCGCGGGCTCGTTCCTGGAAGCCGTACCGGGCGAGCCTCGCGCGTACAACACGAGCTGCCTCTTCGATCCGGCCGGCCGGCTCCTCGCGCGCTATCGCAAGCTGCACCTCTTCGACGTCGACCTGCCGGGCCGCGTCTCGGTGCGCGAGTCGGACACGCGGGCGCCAGGGGGCGACCTCGTCACCGTCGCCACCGCGCTCGGCACCCTCGGCCTGTCGATCTGCTACGACCTGCGCTTCCCCGAGCTCTACCGCCAGCTCGCCGCGCGCGGCGCCGAGATCCTGCTCGTGCCGTCGGCTTTCACGTTCTTCACCGGCGCCCTGCACTGGGAGGTCCTCTGCCGCGCGCGGGCCATCGAGAACCAGTGCTACGTGATCGCTCCCGACCAGGCGGGCGCGAGTCCGCACGGGTTCGCCGACCACGGCGACTCGCTGATCGTCGATCCATGGGGACGGGTCCTCGCGCGGGCCGGGGAAGGCGAAGCGGTGGTGACCGCCGAGGTGGACCGTACCTACCTGGCACGCGTGCGCCGGGAGCTGCCGAGCCTCGCACACCGGCGGCTGCCGGTCTAA
- a CDS encoding universal stress protein: MIKNILVALDGSEHANAALQYALWLAERLRATVTGLHVIDIVSIEGSFFHDVSGSLGFEPYLDFSSKMREALQERGRVLLDAFAERCRERNVPCDTTLPMGIIANEICDAARTADLVVIGHRGLNEQFSTGMLGGTTESVARKSPKPVFVSPMRFGDIRRPLLAYDGSQRASAAMHAAAEVTSALGLPLTVIHVVRDGAGGDTKVLDEARRYLQPYGLEFRCETVVGLPHQRITETLREGGHDLLFIGAYGHSRIIEMVLGSTTEYVLRNSQAPVFLVR, translated from the coding sequence ATGATCAAGAACATCCTGGTCGCGCTGGACGGGTCGGAGCACGCCAACGCCGCTCTCCAGTACGCCCTCTGGCTGGCGGAGCGCTTGCGCGCGACGGTCACGGGGCTGCACGTGATCGACATCGTCTCGATCGAGGGCTCGTTCTTCCACGACGTGTCGGGCTCGCTCGGGTTCGAGCCGTACCTCGACTTCTCCTCCAAGATGCGCGAGGCGCTCCAGGAGCGCGGCCGCGTGCTGCTCGACGCCTTCGCCGAGCGCTGCCGCGAGCGCAACGTCCCCTGCGACACGACGCTGCCCATGGGGATCATCGCCAACGAGATCTGCGACGCCGCCCGCACCGCGGACCTCGTCGTCATCGGGCACCGCGGCCTGAACGAGCAGTTCTCGACCGGCATGCTCGGCGGCACGACCGAGTCCGTCGCACGCAAGTCCCCGAAGCCCGTCTTCGTCTCGCCGATGCGGTTCGGCGACATCCGCCGGCCGCTGCTCGCCTACGACGGCTCCCAGCGTGCCAGCGCCGCGATGCACGCGGCCGCCGAGGTGACCAGCGCGCTCGGGCTCCCGCTCACCGTGATCCACGTCGTGCGCGACGGAGCGGGAGGCGACACCAAGGTCCTCGACGAGGCCCGGCGCTACCTGCAGCCCTACGGGCTCGAATTCCGCTGCGAGACGGTGGTCGGCCTTCCCCACCAGCGCATCACCGAGACGCTGCGCGAGGGCGGCCACGACCTCCTGTTCATCGGCGCGTACGGCCACTCGCGCATAATCGAGATGGTCCTCGGCAGCACGACCGAGTACGTGCTGCGCAACAGCCAGGCGCCGGTGTTCCTGGTCCGCTAG
- a CDS encoding transcriptional regulator, whose product MRLVKRYGNRKLYDTSESRYVTLEEIGRWVKAGEEVKILENDSGDDLTAVTFAQIILEEERRKSGLLSLPVLRDIIRHGEAALQNLAATVDRGVELVRSAPERAGRRVQELTQISDRLGALQRLVDEGFRRSVERVTTLPAVQQEMRRIERSLKALETRITRLRMRGDGEPPAERPPGEDRGSRS is encoded by the coding sequence ATGCGGCTCGTGAAGCGGTACGGAAATCGGAAGCTCTACGATACGAGCGAGAGCCGTTACGTCACGCTCGAGGAGATCGGGCGCTGGGTGAAGGCGGGCGAGGAAGTGAAGATCCTCGAGAACGACAGCGGCGACGATCTCACCGCGGTCACGTTCGCGCAGATCATTCTCGAGGAAGAACGGCGAAAGAGCGGTCTCCTCTCCCTGCCGGTCCTGCGCGACATCATCCGCCACGGCGAGGCGGCGCTCCAGAACCTCGCCGCCACCGTCGACCGTGGGGTGGAGCTGGTTCGTTCCGCGCCCGAGCGTGCCGGGCGGCGCGTCCAGGAGCTGACCCAGATTTCCGATCGTCTCGGCGCGCTGCAGCGACTCGTCGACGAGGGCTTCCGGCGCTCGGTCGAGCGGGTGACGACGTTGCCGGCGGTCCAGCAGGAGATGCGCCGCATCGAGCGGAGCCTGAAGGCGCTCGAGACGCGCATCACCCGGCTCCGCATGCGGGGCGACGGCGAGCCACCCGCGGAACGGCCGCCCGGCGAGGACCGCGGCTCCCGAAGCTGA
- a CDS encoding transcriptional repressor: MRRFEQALRERGLKSTAQRDDIARVFFGAEGHLSVEELYAAVRRVNPRVGYATVYRTLKLLKECSLAAERHFDDGQARYEPVEDDQQHHDHVICERCGKIVEFASEELERLQERIGRFLGFVVGRHRMELYGICAECREGRRRHPRSERGIHRL, translated from the coding sequence ATGCGGCGGTTCGAGCAGGCGCTGCGCGAGCGCGGGCTCAAGTCGACGGCGCAGCGCGACGACATCGCCCGCGTCTTCTTCGGCGCCGAGGGCCACCTCTCCGTCGAGGAGCTCTACGCCGCCGTCAGGCGCGTGAACCCGCGCGTCGGGTACGCGACCGTGTACCGCACCCTCAAGCTGCTCAAGGAGTGCAGCCTGGCCGCCGAGCGCCACTTCGACGACGGGCAGGCGCGTTACGAGCCGGTGGAGGACGACCAGCAGCACCACGACCACGTCATCTGCGAGCGCTGCGGCAAGATCGTGGAGTTCGCCAGCGAGGAGCTCGAGCGCCTGCAGGAGCGCATCGGGCGCTTCCTCGGCTTCGTGGTCGGGCGCCACCGGATGGAGCTCTACGGCATCTGCGCGGAGTGCCGGGAAGGCCGCCGGCGCCACCCGCGCAGCGAGCGCGGCATCCACCGCCTCTGA
- a CDS encoding TatD family deoxyribonuclease yields the protein MALVDSHCHLAEPDFDADREAVLARAAAAGVTTLVCVGATGPVESNFRAVALAGRQAPVAIVATVGIHPHDASSGDDAAFATLTRLAASPGIVAVGETGLDFHYDRSPRAVQRAAFARTVALARAVGRPLVVHVREAHAEAAAILAAEGAAAVGGVIHCFTGDRDDARRYLDLGFSVSVAGIVTFKNAEALRDAVRTVPLDRLLVETDAPYLAPVPHRGRRNEPAHVRLVAEAVATVRGVPLATVAAATTANARRLFALGG from the coding sequence ATCGCGCTCGTCGACTCGCACTGCCACCTCGCCGAGCCCGACTTCGATGCCGACCGCGAGGCCGTGCTGGCGCGCGCCGCGGCCGCCGGCGTCACCACGCTCGTCTGCGTCGGCGCGACGGGGCCCGTCGAGTCGAACTTCCGGGCCGTGGCGCTCGCCGGGCGGCAGGCGCCGGTCGCGATCGTGGCGACGGTCGGCATCCACCCGCACGACGCCTCGAGCGGCGACGACGCCGCCTTCGCGACGCTCACGCGCCTGGCCGCGAGCCCGGGCATCGTCGCGGTCGGCGAGACGGGGCTCGACTTCCACTACGACCGCTCCCCGCGCGCCGTCCAGCGCGCCGCCTTCGCGCGCACGGTGGCGCTGGCGCGCGCGGTCGGGCGGCCGCTCGTCGTCCACGTGCGCGAGGCGCACGCCGAGGCGGCGGCGATCCTCGCCGCCGAAGGCGCGGCGGCGGTCGGCGGCGTCATCCACTGCTTCACCGGCGACCGCGACGACGCACGCCGCTACCTCGACCTCGGGTTCTCGGTCTCGGTGGCGGGCATCGTCACCTTCAAGAACGCCGAGGCGTTGCGCGACGCGGTGCGCACCGTGCCGCTCGACCGCCTGCTCGTCGAGACCGATGCGCCGTATCTCGCGCCCGTCCCCCACCGGGGCCGGCGGAACGAGCCGGCGCACGTGCGGCTGGTCGCGGAGGCGGTCGCGACCGTGCGGGGCGTGCCGCTCGCGACGGTCGCCGCGGCGACGACGGCGAACGCCCGGCGGCTCTTCGCCCTCGGAGGCTGA
- a CDS encoding cupredoxin domain-containing protein yields the protein MTMRTRTALAIAFALFLGAARGMAAEDRTIPLAVEEAGFAPAEVEAPTGARVRLEVTNRTAAAIEFESFELNRERVIQPGQTAAVYVSGLDPGRYEFFDDFHHQRRGALLVR from the coding sequence ATGACCATGCGCACCCGCACCGCACTCGCCATCGCGTTCGCGCTCTTCCTCGGCGCGGCCCGAGGGATGGCGGCGGAGGACCGGACCATCCCGCTCGCCGTCGAGGAGGCGGGGTTCGCCCCGGCCGAGGTCGAGGCGCCCACCGGCGCGCGCGTCCGCCTGGAGGTCACCAACCGGACCGCGGCGGCGATCGAGTTCGAGAGCTTCGAGCTGAACCGTGAGCGGGTCATCCAGCCGGGGCAGACGGCCGCCGTCTACGTCTCGGGCCTGGATCCCGGCCGCTACGAGTTCTTCGACGACTTTCACCACCAACGCCGTGGCGCCCTGCTGGTGCGGTGA